DNA from Comamonas serinivorans:
TTCGTAGGTCCCTGGCACGCTCACGCCGTCGTACTTCTGCGGCTCGTCCGTCACCAGCACCAGTCGCTTCACGCCTTCGGCGTGCATGCTCTCGGCGATCTGCAGCACCGAGTGCCCCTCGGGCCGCTCGCCCACACGCTGGCCACCGGTCATGGCCACCGCGTCGTTGTAGAGGATCTTGTAGGTGATGTTCACGCCCGCCGCGATGCTCTGGCGGATCGCCAGCAGGCCGCTGTGGAAGTAGGTGCCGTCGCCCAGGTTGGCAAAAATGTGCTTTTCGTTGCTGAAGGCCTGCTGCCCGACCCAGGGCACGCCTTCCCCGCCCATCTGCGTGAAGCCGATCGTGGGGCGGTCCGGCATCCAGGTGGCCATGTAATGGCAGCCGATGCCGCCCATGGCCCGCGAGCCCTCGGGCACCCGCGTGCTGGTGTTGTGCGGGCAGCCCGAGCAAAACCAGGGCACGCGCACGGCGTCAGCCATTTCGGCACCGGCGCCCAGCTTGAGCTCGACCAGCGAGCGCTCGTTGGCCTCGAGCAGCGCCATCTGCGTCTCGATGCGCGCGCGCAGGTCGCTGCCCAGCTGGTTGAACAGCCCGGTGTGCTTGAGCCGCTTGACCAAGGCCCGCGCGATGAGGGCCGGGTTCAGGTCGGCATTGGCGCGCAGCAGCGTGTTGGCCGTGGGGTTGGGGCGCGACCACTCACCGCCGGCAAAGCCCTCGGCATCGTGCTCTTCCTCGCTGGCGAACTTGCCCACCACGCTGGGCCGCACATCGGCGCGCCAGTTGTACAGCTCTTCCTTCAGCTGGTACTCGATCATCTGGCGCTTTTCTTCCACCACCAGGATCTCCTGCAGGCCAGTGGCGAACTCGCGCGTCAGCTGGGCCTCCAGCGGCCACACCACGCCCACCTTGTGCAGGCGGATGCCGATCTGGCGGCAGGTCTCGTCGTCCAGCCCCAGGTCCAGCAAGGCCTGACGCGTGTCGTTGTAGGCCTTGCCGCTGGCCATGATGCCGAAGCGGTCGTTCGGCCCCTGGATCACGTTGTGGTTCAGGCGGTTGGCGCGGATGTACGCCAGCGCCGCATACCACTTGTAATGCATCAGGCGCGCCTCCTGCTCCAGCGGCGCGTCGGGCCAGCGGATGTGCAGGCCGCCCGGCGGCATCTGGAAATCCGTGGGCATGACGATCTTGACGCGGTCCGGGTCGATGGTGACCGTGGCGCTCGACTCGACGATTTCCTGAATCGTCTTCAGGCCCGCCCACACGCCTGAAAAGCGGCTCAGCGCAAACGCGTGGATGCCCAGATCCAGGATTTCCTGCACGTTGGCCGGAAAGAACACCGGCGAGCCGCAGGCCTTGAAGATGTGGTCGCTCTGGTGCGCGGCGGTGCTGCTCTTGCTGATGTGGTCGTCGCCCGCAACGGCGATCACGCCACCCCATTCGGTGGTGCCAGCCATGTTGGCGTGCTTGAACACGTCCGAGCAGCGGTCCACCCCCGGCCCCTTGCCATACCAGATGCTGAACACGCCATCGAACCGGTTCGAGCCCGCGGGCGCATACCCCAGCTGCTGGGTGCCCCAGACCGCCGTGGCGGCCAGCTCTTCGTTCACGCCCGGTTGAAAGACGATGTGCCGCTCTTTCAGGTGCGGGGCGGCGGCCCACAGGGCCTGGTCGTAGCCGCCCAGCGGCGAGCCGCGGTAGCCGCTGATGAACCCGGCCGTGCGTTTGCCCAGCCGGGCATCGCGTTGCTGCTGCAGCATGGGCAGCTTCACCAGGGCGTGGATGCCGCTCATGAACGCCTGCCCCAGGTCGAGCCGGTATTTGTCCTCCAGGCTCACGGTTTCCAGGGCGCGGCGAACGTGGTCGGGTAGCGGTGCGTTCATCGTGGTCTCCAGCCGAGCTGTGTGCGCTCGGGTTGTTGTGTGATCGGGCTGGCCGATGCCTGCTGCACGCGTCCACCCGTGCAGCCAGTGTAGAGACGGGGCCGCATTTTGTCTTTGCGTTTTATGCCCATAAAACGCAAGATAGCGAATGAATCTTGCTCAGAAATCCATTCTCATGAACGAATTAGATCGATTTGACCGCGCCATCCTGCGCGAGCTGCAGGCCGACGGGCGTTTGTCGAATGCCGAGCTGGCACAGCGCGTCGGCCTGTCGGCCGCGCCCTGCTGGCGCCGCGTGCGCCAGCTGGAGCAGGCCGGCTACATCCTGGGCTACCGCGCGGTGGTCGACCGCCACAAGATCGGCCTGGACGTGCTGGCCTTCGTGCGCCTGGATGCCGACCGCAACTCGGGAGCCGTCACGCGCGAACTCGAGGAGGCCATTCGCCAGGTGCCCGAGATCATCGGCTGCCACTACATCAGCGGCTCGGGCACCTTCGAGCTCGAAGTCGTGGCCCGGGACCTGCGCGCCTTCAGCGACTTCACGCGCGAGGTGCTGCTGAATCTGCCCCACGTCAAGGACCTGCACACCAGCTTCTCGCTGGGCGAGGTGAAGTCACAGGCCGTGCTGCCGCTGCCCCCTGCCTGAAGAACTTACAGTATCAAGCCCTGTCGTTGACAAAATCAACGGCAACTCATGCATACATCCATTTGCGTGACCAAGGCAAGCCCTGGGCCGATTCGCCGGCGCGGTGGCACAGCACCTGGAACAGCGAGATTTCGTCGTGCTCGAACGCCCAGGCACAACCGGCCAGGTACACGCGCCAGATGCGCCAGGTGCGCTCGGTCACCATGGCGCGCAGCTCGGCCGTCTGCGCCTCGAAGGCCTCGCTCCACAGGCTCAGCGTGCGGGCGTAATGGCGGCGCAGGCTCTCCACGTCGATGGCCTCCAGCCCGCCCAGCTGCATGTCGGTCAGCACGGTGCCGATGTGGGGCAGCTCGCCATCGGGGAAGACGTACTTGTCGATGAAACGGCCGCCGCCATAGCTGGTCTCGCGGTTGAAGGCGTCGCTGGACGTGATGCCGTGGTTCAGCGCCCAGCCACCGGGCGTGAGCAGGTCGTGGATGCGGCGGAAATACGGCACCAGGTTCTTCAGCCCCACGTGCTCGAACATGCCGACGCTGGAGATGCGGTCGAACTGCCCGGGGATGTCGCGGTAGTCCTGCAGCCGGATGTCCACGCGGTCGGCCAGCCCGGCCTGCGCCACGCGCTCGCGCGCCAGCTCGTACTGGTTTTGCGACAGGGTCACGCCCACGCCCCGAATGTCGAAACGCTGGGCCGCGCGGATCAGCAGCGCGCCCCAGCCGCAGCCGATGTCGAGCAGCGTGTGGCCGGGCGCCAGGCGCAGCTTGTTCAGGATGTGGTCGATTTTCTGGGTCTGCGCCTCGGCCAGGGTTTCCTCGCCGGTCTCGAAGTAGGCGCAGGAATAGACCATGGCCGGGTCCAGCCAACGGGCGTAGAAGTCGTTCGACACGTCGTAGTGGTACTGGATGGCCTGCTCGTCCGTGTGCCGCGTGTGGCGGCCCAGCTCCGTCACCTTGCTCATCATGCGCTGCAGCCACGACGAGCGGCCCACGAACTGCAGGTCCTCGTCCTGGACCGGCTCCCGACCGTTGGTGCCCTGCGGGTTGCCGCGCGACAGGGCGTGGGCCATGTCCAGCACCTCGCTCACCGAGCCCTCGACGTTGATGTGGCCTTCGACATAGGCCTCGCCCAGGCTGTCCAGGCTGGGGCTGAGCATGGCGGCCGCCCCTTTGGCATCCACGATGTCCACGCGCAGGCGCGGCGGTTCGTGCTCGCCCAGGTTGACCCAGTCCTCGCCTTCCTCCCGCCAACGCACGGCCAGCGGCAAGTTGAGCTCCTTGCGCATGCGAACCGCCCAGGCACCCAGTGCCGAGCGAATGGCCCCATCCAGGTACGCCGCCATCTCAGATCTCCTTCCAAGTGACACCGCTGCAACCAGGGCGGCAAGCCCCGACCACAAGGCAAACAGGAAAAACCTATCACAGACTGCGCGCGCTGCGTGTCAGCCGAGAGCGACCATGTGCGGCGCGCCCCGGCATGGTGTTCGGCGTGGCTTGCCACCTCAGACCCCTCATGGGCAGAGTATGAATCCATTGTCGATAATCAGAAATTGCCAATGGCACCATACCCCTGAATTTCGTCACAACACCTCCACCCTCGCCGCAGGGTCAGGCGAACTTTCCCCCGCCATGCATACTCCATGGCTGGGTCTGCCCCTGTGCAGCGCCCATCCACCGTCCATGCCTCACGCCGCCCGCGGGCAGGCCGTCGACGACCCAAGCCCCTGCCCTTGTCTGCCATGCCTGTGCTGTCCCGCTTTTTGCTCACCGCCTGCCTGCTGATCGCGTCCACGCTGGGCGCCTGGCCGACGCCGGCCCTGGCCGCCTCGTCGCTGGTGCGCACCGACCAGGTGACGGCCCGGCTGCTGGTGCATGCGCCCCAGGGCGTGCTCGGCAACGACGGCGGGGGCACCGCCAGCCTCGGCGCGCCCGCATCGCCATCCGGCTTCACCCTGCCCGGCACCCCGGCAGCCCCGGCCATGGACATGGCCCCCGCGCCGAACAGCGAAGCCGCCACGGCGGCGGCCAGCGCAGCCGCGTCGGCCCAGGCCGCGTCCCCGGTGTGGCTGGGCCTGGCCCTGCAGCATGCGCCGGGCTGGCACACCTACTGGAAGAACCCCGGCGACTCAGGCCTGCCCACCAGCCTGACCTGGACGCTGCCGCCCGGCGTGGAAGCCGATGACATCGACTGGCCCGCGCCCGAGAAGATCTTCGTCGGCGACCTGGCCAACTACGGCTACGAGGGCGAGGTGCTGCTGCCCATCCGCCTGCGCTTCACGCCCGACTTCCGCCCCAATGGCCAGGCCAGCCTGCCGGTGGCGCTGACGGCCACCTGGCTGGTCTGCAAGCAGGAATGCATCCCGCAAACGGGCGAGTTCAAGCTGGACGTGCCCTTGCGCAGCTCCACCGCCCTCGACGGCGCCCGGTTCGAGGCCGCCTGGGCGGCCCGGCCCCAGGCCCTGTCGACCGACGGCCAGCAGCTGACGCTGAGCGACGATGGCCAGCGCCTGCACCTGCGGCTGGCCGACCTGCCCGCCAGCTGGCGCGGCCAGCCGCTCGAGCTGATCAGCGAAACACCCAACGTGGTGGTGAACGCGGCCCGCCTGGCATCTGGCCGGCCGGCCGACGCGAGCCTGACCCACCGTCAGTGGGCCCAGGCCTGGGATGGCACGGCCTGGACCGCCTCGGTGCCGGTGTCCGACCTGCGCGGCGACAGCCCGGCCCACATGGCCTGGGTGGTCACGCACGGCGACCAGGCCTGGCGTGCCGAGCTGCCGGTATCGGGCAGCTGGCCGGCCGTCGCACCGCCCGCCGAGGTATCGCCCGCCCTGCAGGCGGCGCTGGCCGCCAATGCGCAGGCCCCGGCCACGTCCGAAGCCACGCGCGCCCCGCTCACGAACTGGCTGCTGGCCCTGGGCGGCGCGCTGCTGGGCGGCCTGCTGCTCAACCTCATGCCCTGCGTGTTCCCCGTGCTGGCCATCAAGCTGCTGGGCTTTGCCCAAACCGACGACCGCGCCCGCACGCGCGCCAGCGGCGCCGGCTATGTGCTGGGCGTGGTGGCCACCTGCCTGGCGCTGGGCGGGGTGATGCTCGCCCTGCGGGCTGCCGGCCAGCAGCTGGGCTGGGGCTTCCAGTTGCAGTCGCCGTGGATGGTGGCCGGTCTGGCCACGCTGTTCACGCTGATCGCGCTCAACCTGTTCGGCCTGTTCGAGGTGCCCGGCCTGCGCACCCAGGCCATGCCCACGCAGCTGCGCGCCCACCCGCTGCTGGACAACGTCTACGCCGGGGTGCTGGCCGTGGTGGTGGCCTCGCCCTGCACGGCGCCCTTCATGGGCGCCTCGATCGGCCTGGCCATCGGCCTGCCGGCCTGGCAGGCGCTGGGCATTTTTGCCGCGCTGGGCGTGGGCATGGCCTTGCCGGTGATCGCGGCCATGCTGTTCCCCGGCGTGGGCCGCTGGCTGCCGCGGTCGGGCAGCTGGATGCAGCACTTCCGCCAGTTCCTCGCCTTTCCGATGCTGGCCACCGTGGTCTGGCTGCTGTGGGTGCTGGGACAGCAGGTCGGGCTCGACGGCCTCATCGCCTTCCTCGCCGTGCTGGTCGCCCTGAGCCTGGCCCTGTGGACGCTGCGCCTGCGCACGCGCCGCGCCTGGCTGGCCACCGTGGCCGGCGTGTTGGTGCTGGCCTGGACCCTGCACTGGGCCTGGCCGCAGCTGCAGGCCACGCCGGGCCCGGTGGCCGCCGAGGCCGCCGACACGGGCACCGCCACCGCGTCGGACTGGCAGCCCTGGTCGGCCGAGGCCGTGACCCGCACCGTGGCCGCCGGCCAGGCGGTGTTCGTGGACTACACCGCGGCCTGGTGCGTCACCTGCCAGTTCAACAAGAAGACCACCCTGTCCGACCCCGCCGTGCTGGCCGACTTTGCCCGGCGCGGCGTGCGCCTGATGCGCGCCGACTGGACGCGGCAGGACCCCGCCATCAGCGCCGCGCTGCAGGCCCTGGGCCGCAGCGGCGTGCCGGTCTACGTGCTGCATGCGCCCGGCCAGACGCCCCGCGTGTTCACCGAGGTGCTGCGGGCCGGCGAGCTGCACGCCGCCCTGGCGCAGCTGCCCATGAATCCGTCGCGCTGAGTCTGGTCAATTGGCAGAGTATGGCGCCGTTCCCGTTTTCAAATGAACGGAGAAAGGCTGATACTTCGCTCACTCAATCGGCGATCTGACATCACGCCCCTGCGCTGGGCAGTGGGCATTTGAGCGCAGCTGGCAGTGGTGCACGGCGTGCGGCCCGCCCTGGTGGGCTTGCTGTCCGGGTGACGCCTCGTCGCGAGGCGTCAGAGGTGGGCTGCCCTGGCAGCCATGGGCAGCCGCAGCACGTCTGCACAGCCCTTCAGCCCAGCACCTCTGCGCAAGTCCGACGCGCGCCGCACCTCATGCGAGCCCGCCCCCACCTCTGCATGCGCGCCGGCATGCCCGGGCACAAGCCCCTCGTCGCGAGGGGCCAGACCCTCAGCCGACCACGATGTTCTCGTAGTAGGGGATCAGCACGTCCTTGCTGCCCGCGGGCACCTGGCCCAGCATGCTCACGGTGACGGGGTGCACCACGTCGGCGGCGGTCATCACCTCGATGAAGGACGGGCCCTGGTGCGCCAGCGCGCGCGCCACGGCGCCTTCCAGGTCGGCAAAGCGCGTCACGCGTTCGCTGTGCATGCCAAAGCCCTGGGCGATGTTGGCGTAGTGCGTGCCGCCCAGCTTGCTGATGGCGTGGTAGTCCTCGCCGTACATGATCTGCTGGCCGTGGATGGACATGCCCCAGACCTGGTTGTTCAGCACCACGTTGAGGATGGGCAGGCCATGGCGGACCATGGTGTCGAAGTCCTGGATGTGGAAGCCCAGGGCGCCGTCGCCGGTCAGGTGCACCACGCGCCGGCCCGGGCAGGCGATCTGGCCGCCGATGGCGAAGCCGGGGCCGATGCCCAGGCAACCCAGGTAGCCGTGCGTGAGCAGGCTGGCCGGGGTGTTGACCGGCGTGATGGCCGAGGCCCACGAGGCGGACTCGCCGCCATCGAACACGTAGAGCGCATCGGGCCCTGCGGCCTCGGCCACCACGCGCGCCGCGTGCAACGGGTGGATGCCGCTGGCCGATTCGGCCTCGGGAAACTGCTGGGCAAACAGGCCGTTCACGCGGCGCGCCTGCGCCAGCCAGTCGGCATGGCCCGCGGTCTGCTGGCGGCGGGCCAGCTCGGCCGTCAGCGCCTTCAGGGTTTCATCGGCCTGGGCGGCAATCGCCAGCTGCACGTCGCGGATGCGGCCGATCTCGCCGGCATCGCTGTGCACCTGCACCAGCTGCGCCGCGTGCGGCACCACGGCGCCCGAGCGGCCGCCCAACAACATGCCCATGCGGCCGCCCAGCAGCAGCACCAGATCGGGGCGCTCCACGCCGATGGCGGGCAGCGCGGCCAGGCCGGGCGCGGGGCCGCAGGCGTGCGAATGCGTCGGCGGCAGCACGCCAGCGGCCAGGGACTTGGTGAACACCGGCACCGCATGCGCGGCCGTGAAGGCCTGCAGCGCCTGGGCCGTGGCGGGGTTGGCGGCCTCGTTGCCGGCGATGACGACCGGGCGCTTGGCCGCCAGCAGCAGGTCGGCCAGGGCCTGCACCGATTCGGGCGCGGGCGCCGTGCGCGGCTGCACGTTCACGCCCGTGGGCCGCGTGGCGCGCTCGGCCGGCACGCTCATGTGCAGCACGTCGATGGGCACCTCCAGCAGCACGGGGCCGCGCGGGTGGGTCATGGCCTTGCGAATGGCCATGGCGGCCAGGTCGGCCATGCGCTCGGTGGTGGGCACGCTGATGGCCCATTTCGTGGCCGGCCGCGCCAGCGCCACCTGGTCGATGCCGCCTTGCAGGGCGTTGGTCTCCACCTCGCGCACCGGCGGTGCGCCGACGATGAACAGCACCGGCGAGCCATCGAGCTTGGCGTTCGCCATGGCCGACACGCCGTTGGTGAAGCCCGGCCCCGAGGTGATGGCGCACACGCCGAGCTTGCCCGTGATGCGCGCATAGGCGTCGGCGGCGTGTCCTGCAGCGGACTCGTGGCGGAAGTCCAGCAACGCGATGTCGCGCGTCAGGCAGCCCTTGAGCAAGGCCTCGAGGTGCCCGCCGTGCAAGGCAAAGACCTGGTCGACCCCCGCCTCCTTGAGGGTCTGGGCCAGGATGTCGCCACCGCTGAGGGAGGTGCTGTCGGTCATGGTTTGTCTCCTTGTCGCCTGTGAAATCTTTACTTATAGTGGACTTTAAATTGAACCCAGCCGTTTCGGCAAGCGGCTGAAAACCCGAGGACGACAGGAGACAAGCCGATGACAGCGACGCGTTTTTCAGGCCGGGTGGCCGTGATCACGGGAGGTGCCTCGGGCATCGGGGCCGCGCTGGCGCGGCGGCTGCATGGCGAGGGCGCGCAGGTGCTGATCGCCGACCTCAACGAGGCGCAAGGCCAGGCGCTGGCGGGCGAGCTGGGCGAGCGCGCGCGCTTTCAGGCCACCGACGTCGCCTCGCAAGCCTCGGTGGAGGCGCTGGTGGCCACCGCGGTGCGCACCTGGGGCCGGCTGGACATGCTGTTCAACAACGCCGGCGTCGGCAACCTCTCGCGCATCGAGGCCCTGGCGCCGGCCGACTGGCAGCGCGTGATGGCCATCAACCTCGATGGCGTGTTTTTCGGCATCCGCGCGGCGTTGCCCGTCATGCAGGCCCAAGGCGGCGGCGCCATCGTCAACACGGCCTCGGCCTCGGGTCTGGCGGCCGACTTCGGCTTTGCCGCCTACAACGCGGCCAAGGCGGCGGTCATCAACCTCACGCGCACGGCCGCCCTCGACAACGCCGCCCGCGGCATCCGGGTGAACGCCGTCTGCCCCGGCCCTGTGGACACGCCCATCCTGGCGGGCGTGAGTGCGCTGCGGGGCGACTGGGAAGCCCGTGTGCCCATGCAGCGCTTTGCCCGGCCCGAGGAAATCGCCGCCGTCATGGCCTTCCTGGCCAGCGACGAGGCCTCGTACCTGACCGGCGCCGCCATCCCCGTGGATGGCGGCCTCACCGCCCACACAGGCCAGCCCAACCTGCTGGCGGCCCTGGGCCAGTGACGGCTCACGTCGCGCATGGCATGCACAGTATCCATACCTTTCCGATGATTTTTCATCGATAAACTACCCATACCCCATCACAACAACAACGCCCGGCCCAGCGCGCGCCAGGCCCCAGGAGACCCCTCATGCTCGCCGTTCAGAAAACCGACGTGCACCAGCCGCTCACGCTGCAGGATGTGCCCACCCCCCAGCACTGCGGCCCCGACCAGGTGCTGATCCAGATCCACGCCACCGGCATCTGCGGCAGCGACCTGCACCTGGCGCACTGGACCGGCTGGCCTGCCGAGCGCCTGCCACTGACCCTGGGCCACGAGTTTTCGGGCGTGGTGACCGCCGTGGGCGAGCGCGTGCGCCAGCCCACCGTGGGCGCACGCGTGGTCGTGCAGTCCGACGTGGTCTGCGGGCAGTGCGAGGCCTGCCGGCGCGGTGACACGGCGCGCTGCGCCCAGCTGGGCTTCATCGGCGTCACGCATGCCGGCGCCTTCTGCTCGCACATCGCCGTGGCGGCCAGCAGCTGCCTCACCCTGCCCGACGCGCTGGACCTGGACATCGCGGCCCTGGCCGAGCCCCTGGCCGTGGCGCGCTGCGCGCTGCGCACCTCGGGCCTGCAGGCCGGCGACACGGCCCTGGTGCTGGGGCCGGGCAGCATCGGCCAGGCCATTGCCCTGCAGGCGCTGGACCTGGGCGCACGCCACGTCGTGGTGGCTGGGCTGAACGACGAGGCCCGGCTGGCCCAATGCCAGGCGCTGGGCCTGACGCACACCGTGGACCTGGCCCACGACACCGTGCCCCAGGCCTTGCAGCGCCTGACCGGCGAGGCCACGGTGCAGCACGTGTTCGAGGCCACGGGCCACCCGCAAAGCATTGCCGACGGGCTGGGCGTGTTGGGCGTGGGCGGCGTGCTCACGGTCTGTGGCGTGCACTTTCAGCCCGCCACCGTGGACACCCGGCTCATCGTGATGAACCGGCTGCAGGTGCGCGGCTCGCTGGGCTCGGCCACGCAGGACTGGCACGAGGTGCTGGCGTTCATGGCCCGCCGCGGTGCCGACCTGGCGCCCATGATCACCCACCGCGTGCCGCTGCAGGCGTTCGAGCGCGGCTTCGAGCTGGCGCGGTCCAAGGCCGCCTCGAAAGTGCTGCTGCTGCCCACGGCCTGACACCACGGCGGTCGCGCCCGCAGCCAGCCAGGCCGCGTGCGCAGGCCCATATCTGGGTATAGGCCAATTTCCGTTGTTCAAAAAATGGCAACCACCCCATACCCCATCCATGCATTCCAACAACCGCCAGGCGATGTGGGTGGCGCAGGCGCGTGCCCATCACACCCACCCCAGGAGACACCCCCATGCAACGACGCGATTTCTGCCGCACCGCCGGCCTGGCCGCGCTGGCCACCACCGCCCCCTGGGCCCAGGCAGCCGACGAGGCCTTTCCCAGCAAGCCGATCAAGATCATCGTGCCCAGCCCGCCGGGCGGGCAGAACGACACCCTGGCCCGCAACATCGGCGTGGCCGCGTCCAAGACGCTGGGCCAGCCCATCGTCGTCGACTACAAGCCCGGCGTGGGCGGCAGCCTGGGCTCCGAGTTCGTGGCCCGCTCGCCTGCCGACGGCTACACGCTGCTGATCTCGCTGAGCGCCACGCTGGCCGTGAGTTCCGCGGTCTACAGCAAGCTGAAGTACGACCCGCGCGCCGACCTGCGCTGCGTGACCGAGGTCATCCTGAGCCGCGGCGTGCTGGTGGTGAACAGCGCCCTGCCCATCCACGACATCCAGGGGCTGATCGCCTACTCCAAGGCCAGGCCCGATCAGCTCGCCATGGCGAACTGGGGCCTGGGCTCGGCCGCCCACACCACGCAGGACATCCTCAACCGCCAGTTCGGCGCCAAGCTGCTGCAGGTGCCCTACAAAGGCGAAACCCAGATCCTCACCGACCTGATCGGCGGCCAAGTGGGCTTTGCCATGCTGTCCGCGCCCACCACGCAGGCCAACCTCCAGGGCGGCAAGATCCGGCCCATCGCCATCGTGGGCACGCAGCGGCTGGCCATCCTGCCCGGCGTCAAGACCATGACCGAGCAAGGCTTCTTCCACGAATCGTGGGACATGGACGGGCCGCTGGGCCTGTTCGCGCCCAAGGACACGCCGCTACCCATCCTGCGCAAGCTCAACGCCGCGTTTGCGCCCGCCGCCACCACGCCGCGCATGCAGGCCTTCGCCAAGGAATTCGGCGTCACGCTGCTGGGCAACGGGCTCGACGACGCGCAGGCGCACTTCCTCAAGTACTTCGACGCGATCAAGAAGGTGACGCAGGCCACCGGCGTGATCCTGGATTGATGCGGCCGCGGCGCCGCTGCTTCCGGCGGCCGGCAGAGTCCTGCCGTCACCATCCGGCCGGGGCAGCCGGGTCGCGGTGGGCGATCCGGGGCGCGTGACGCTGCCTTCTTGCCGCGTCCGCGCAGGGCGATGCAGCTGGCG
Protein-coding regions in this window:
- a CDS encoding zinc-dependent alcohol dehydrogenase, with the translated sequence MLAVQKTDVHQPLTLQDVPTPQHCGPDQVLIQIHATGICGSDLHLAHWTGWPAERLPLTLGHEFSGVVTAVGERVRQPTVGARVVVQSDVVCGQCEACRRGDTARCAQLGFIGVTHAGAFCSHIAVAASSCLTLPDALDLDIAALAEPLAVARCALRTSGLQAGDTALVLGPGSIGQAIALQALDLGARHVVVAGLNDEARLAQCQALGLTHTVDLAHDTVPQALQRLTGEATVQHVFEATGHPQSIADGLGVLGVGGVLTVCGVHFQPATVDTRLIVMNRLQVRGSLGSATQDWHEVLAFMARRGADLAPMITHRVPLQAFERGFELARSKAASKVLLLPTA
- a CDS encoding Bug family tripartite tricarboxylate transporter substrate binding protein, giving the protein MQRRDFCRTAGLAALATTAPWAQAADEAFPSKPIKIIVPSPPGGQNDTLARNIGVAASKTLGQPIVVDYKPGVGGSLGSEFVARSPADGYTLLISLSATLAVSSAVYSKLKYDPRADLRCVTEVILSRGVLVVNSALPIHDIQGLIAYSKARPDQLAMANWGLGSAAHTTQDILNRQFGAKLLQVPYKGETQILTDLIGGQVGFAMLSAPTTQANLQGGKIRPIAIVGTQRLAILPGVKTMTEQGFFHESWDMDGPLGLFAPKDTPLPILRKLNAAFAPAATTPRMQAFAKEFGVTLLGNGLDDAQAHFLKYFDAIKKVTQATGVILD